From the genome of Salvia splendens isolate huo1 chromosome 7, SspV2, whole genome shotgun sequence:
TTTGGCTTGTATAAATATTAACAACAGTTGTTCGAGCAATTGTAACTTGATTTTGTGTGCTTTTGTGATATCTTGTGATACGGGTACTCCATCGACCCATCACGATCGTAGAGCCACCCAATCCACCAGGGCTGATGGTTACCTCTCGACCGCGTTGCCAAGACACACGTTCTAGTTATCCCCAGCATTACGTTTGAGTGAAATCATGTCTATCCTTTTATTAGCATTATTatatgttatttaattatttgtcttGTATTGAGTCGAGCAGAACTATAAGTTCTATTTCAGGTTTTCTTTGTCGGTTCTTTCCTGAAATATAAAAGAGAGTCGAACCGCATAGGGTCTAGTCGTCTAGATCTTATAAATAGAgcaattgtatttgtatatcaTTCAAGTAATACAATACTATTAGTTGTCTATTTCTTCTTTATTCTCTAAAATTCTCCATATTCTCAACTAGGGTTTCAAAACACCACAATTTTGTGACGCACCTTGTGTCCTCGCTCTCACCATCCCGTTATCGACATTGTTCTCCTACCCAATACGTGTTAGCATGTTAGGTATGCTAAAAAGCATGCTTTAAACTGCTTTGTATTTTGTAAAACTTTATTTCCCAAAGTTAATTTTTGTCATATGGTTTgcttttttttgttgttatagactatttcaagtaaaaaaatattaactttaattaatactccctccgtcccacataatttgggacactttgaccgggcacgagttttaagaaatgtaatgaaaagtgagttgaaaaagttagttgaatgtgggtctcacttttatatattagttttataattaaatgtgagtaggaatgagttagtgaaatgtggggtccactaccaaaaatggtaaaagtgaaatgagtcaaattatgtgggacggcccaaaatggaaaactgggtcaaattatgtggaatggagggagtatatttctaGTATTCACCCCATTATTTCCATATATTGTATCATAAAAAACTTGCAATCACTCTGCTTGCCTCATAGGTTCACTTGTCAGGGTAACAAATCAAGATCCGAATCCGAATCCAAACACGTATCTAATGATATAATCATAATTTTGTTCGTGTTTGAAATCCAAGTATAGATATCGAACCCATAGGTCGGTTCAAGTCGTGCAACATTGATGAGGAATGGAAACAAAAAAGTCCCCAGCCAATCATTGTACAAGTGTCGCTATCGGGTATGTCTAGACTAGGGAATTTCCCCGCTAAATGGGTAAATCTTGTGAGTAGTCCTTACAGCTGGAACATGAAAATATAAGTCAAACACAGAGAAATCAATCATAATTTTCTCAATTTCATGTAACAAGCTTCCACCAAACCAAACACCATCTTTTTGCAACCCATCTCAACAAAATTATTGCCTATGTGATAGTATTTCATGAATTCCACAACAATAATACCCATTTTGCGAATATAACTATACAACGACCGGAAACAGCTTACTGCAAACCTTATAGGTGAATCTTCAGACAATGAACCCAAATGTAGTTTCAGATTTAAATTTGCAGATTCAATGGTAAGAGAACTGGTAAAGATAAAATGAAGAGATTGAAATAATGATTCTCCTTCTAATCATAGACACATGCCATGGCCATTATTCAAGGTAAAAACTAACCCGGTTGCTCGGATACATGATCCTTTGGCCATCAAATTGATCTCCCAACCATATGTAAATTGGAAAATCATTGCATATCACAGAATTATAACTGTATTAGACAAACTGGTATTCATCAGAATGATCTAAAGAATCAAATCAAATACAGCCCTCCAATTGATTTAAACATAGTGTATTAGTGCTACCCCCCCCCCTCCCTCTGGGTTGGGGGCACACAAGAGGCTAGAGCATCTTAACATAACCTAAAACGTAAGACGGAAAGATAGATAGGAAATGTGTAAAATTTGTTAACAATAATGGTTGTCTTTATATAGTTTTGGACCTTTTGGTACTAGTAGAGCATAATCTGCCCATCTATGTTAAGAGTATCATGTAGGAATTCGAACCAACATTCCAGGGTCATCAGCCATTATAAGACAGGGAAGAGGCATAATCATAAAAAACATCATATGCAGAGAGAATTTTCAAGTCATCATAATCTGTCTCAGGTATATTGTTTATTCAGATAAGAGTCCTTACGATTAAGGTCATAATGACTAATTACGATCACAAGTCACAACTAGCTAAAATGCACACAAGTTATAACACAGTGGACTAGCATACAAAGTTAAAGTAGAGACCAGAGAGCAGCACGTAAGTTGGCGCTGTAGCTGCAGCACACAAATGAATTAATATGCATACTCCCTCAAGGCAAAGTTCATTGGGAAACTAaactaattttcataaaataaacaGTAGAGGCAGCAAGTGACTTACAACCCTGTTAATCCGCCATCGTTTAACCGCAGACCACTGTCACACTGCTTAATCTACAACACACCTTCTTCAACCTGCTGGACTCTTAAACGCCAAGCACTTTGAGTTGTTGAGCAAAACATCATGACTTCTGACAAAAACGTCTGTCATCTCAGGCCCACAACAGGGGCTTCACTGGTGGAAGAACTGATGTTGTTACCACAAGCCAGTAGGTTCTAACTTAACGTCAGCTTTTGTGATTCTGTGAGGAAGTTCCTTAACTCACAGCTCTGATTGTCTCCTAATTTTTCGTCATTTATAACTAACAAGAAATTCAAAAGGTTTTTATCAAGCAAAATACCAAATAGTTGGAGTTGCTGAGAGCTTAACTGTGTAAATCTGATGGAAGCAACCACAAGTTCAGCTTTATAGTCATAGTATTAAGTAATAACACTACGTATTTATATATGCTAGGAGTTAATCAAGCTTgtaaaaatatggagtaataacAATGAGTAAATTAAGAGTTAATCCGGCAGATAAACCATCATCCATCATAACAAATCAAGTTCAGGTCAAGTAAATAATCAAGTGTTCTTAGAATTGAGGCTAAACTACAATCTTTCTAGTAATCTAGGCAAAAGAAACCAGCAAAGCAAGTAAATCATCATGATTAACAACGACGAAAAGCAATAGGATCAAGCAGCTTCTCTTTTGAGTTTTGTCAAATTAAACAATCAAGAAACTGCAATTAGAGTTGAAAGACTAAACAAAACTGAACaatgtttttataaaataaaccTTGTTCAAACACTAGGTGAAGCTACCAATAATGGTCAGTAAAGCACCACTAATTCACAAACAGAATCATCATCTACTCTACTCATACCCTCAGAATCTGTAGCTTGTTCGAAAACGCAATCGCCACCCAATCCGGCTGCGAAGACGACCACTGCAGCTGCTCAATCTCCGCCCCGGCAGTGTACGCCAGAATCGGGTCCAACCCGCCCTCCACCGGCTGCCCCATCGACGAGAGGTCCCAAATCAAAGCCTGCGAATCATCCCCCGCCGTGCAAATGTGGCAGGAGCTATGCGGCGCCCAAGCAATCGCATTCACACCGGCCTGATGCCGCTGCAGCTCCACCACCGGCAGCGTCGGGAAGCGAATATCCAACACCACGACCTTGCTACTGTCCATTATGATTGTCGCCATGTATCTCGGATCCTGCTTGTTCCAGCCGAGCCGCACCAGCGGCGTGTCCGGCTCCGAGCTCTCGTAAATTATAGTCGAATGCTCCTTGTCGCGGAGATCGAAAACCCTAACCGAGCCGTCGGCGGAGACGGAGGCGAAAACGCCAACGCCGCCCCAAGCGATGTCGTAGACCTCCTTATCGTGCGCGATGAGCTGCGTATCGACCACCTCCTTCTCGATGTCCCAAATCGTGCAGGTGGTGTCGATGCTGGAGGTCCCGATCCGGCGCGGCTCGGCTTCGTTCCAGTCGAAGGAGGTGAGCGGGCCGGAGAATTCGCTGTTGCGGTTGTTGTTGAGGAGGCTCTTGAGCTCGACGCGGCGTCCACCGGCGTCGGAGTCGGAGATCTGCCAGAGGCGGAGGAAATCGGAGGAGGAGGCGAGGAGATCGGGGCGCTGGCAGTCCTTGTCGGGGACGAAAATGAGCTTGGTAGGGGGGTAGGGGTGGTCGAAGGAGATGGCGGAGTCGGAGCGGATCTCGCCGGTGGAGTCGTCGAGCTGGACGATTTCGACGCGGTTAGGGTACTGCTCGAGGAGGCTGGCGATGGCGAGGCGGTATTTCTTGTCCTTGCGGACGCTCCAGTTCATGGCGTAGATGTGCCATGGGGCTTCGTAGGTGTAGATTTCCGAGCGGCGCTGCTGCTCGTCTGATCCGTCTTGGTTCGGATCGCTGCTCGCACCCATTTTCGGCGCGGATTTGGATATCTCTCAATTTCTATCTCTTTGCCCCTCTCTGACTGTGAATGTCTCAGAAACAAATCCCACTGGAGAAGAAATGCCGCACACGAGGGTTGTACCCTGACGTACTACTTCATTCCAGTCCACAGATAAAACCCAATTCGATTTTCATGTACCCATTTTTAGGTCAAGCCATTTTACACAGTAACACCTTTATAGGCTTATTTCGAAATATCCCGACAAATAAGTAGGATTAAACTAAATTGATAAGGACAGAGTGGAGTATTAAATTGCTatgaatatggagtattaattcACTTGGCCCAGTTTACCTTTAATTTGGAAGCCCAAATTTTACTCCCAATTTCACATCTTAAATAGAGGGGGTAATTGCAGAATTGAAAATACTAATCAGCCGACTAATCTTGATCAGCAAGATAGGAGGAGACAACAACACAACTTTTGCAGACTTTGTGAGAACTCTTTCCGCCGCCCGCACCACCTCCGATTTCCGCCGTCTCCTATTTCAGGAGTACTTGATAGTTTGTGAGAATTGGAGGTAAGATTTTATTTTCCTAGATACTTGAATACTTGATAGTATAATTTCTACAGCTTGATTAATGGTTGATACTTGATAATAAAAGTATTAGTTAAATGAGAGTACAAAACAACAAATGAGTCATTATATAATTTCTTATTAATTTTACTTGATATAGTTTGATAGAATCATTTATTTACTTGTACAAAGGTAATCGATTGAGGCTATAGAGACCTATTGCCATGGGCGGACCCAAGTGTTGGGGAGGGGATTAAGCCCttaatgatttttaaaaaaaaagtttttctctattaattgtttttaaaatttattcaaatttagtgtaaattataataaaaaaacccCTGTAAATTATCTAAATcactcaaaaatattttttaaataaaatttagaaatttcagcccctatcaataaatatttttacatcCGCCAGTATTGCTGATTATGATGTCCAAGTTAGGGATTATATTCAAAGAGAATACATCTCTACAGGACCTTGTCAACTAAATGCTCATGTCTTGTACGGCTATTAATTATGTAAACCTGTTTATTTTTAATCAGTGTGTTTTTAAATTTCAGCTACAACTTGTTCAAATTTCCATCACTAACCACACTACTACACATTAGACAAATTCTATGTTTATGGGACAATAAGATGAAAGGGCATTCTCATGGTTGTAATGTTTGAGGTAAGCCGTAGATTACACACCCCTCAATGCTGCTACTCTGCGTCTGCGGTCTAAGATTTTGTCGATGA
Proteins encoded in this window:
- the LOC121741952 gene encoding WD repeat-containing protein LWD1, with protein sequence MGASSDPNQDGSDEQQRRSEIYTYEAPWHIYAMNWSVRKDKKYRLAIASLLEQYPNRVEIVQLDDSTGEIRSDSAISFDHPYPPTKLIFVPDKDCQRPDLLASSSDFLRLWQISDSDAGGRRVELKSLLNNNRNSEFSGPLTSFDWNEAEPRRIGTSSIDTTCTIWDIEKEVVDTQLIAHDKEVYDIAWGGVGVFASVSADGSVRVFDLRDKEHSTIIYESSEPDTPLVRLGWNKQDPRYMATIIMDSSKVVVLDIRFPTLPVVELQRHQAGVNAIAWAPHSSCHICTAGDDSQALIWDLSSMGQPVEGGLDPILAYTAGAEIEQLQWSSSQPDWVAIAFSNKLQILRL